A stretch of the uncultured Desulfobacter sp. genome encodes the following:
- the ftsY gene encoding signal recognition particle-docking protein FtsY: MVFSFFKKKKKTSETEIVSEENRFEAESSSPESSLQSGIAPDLESDEPEEAKDFIEEEPVLTEKTDIDLEPAIDQTAVKEPDMKPVPVQEFEPAQEPETETEEEPAQTEEPVLQTQEPVQENSEIKEDTGLFSKLKSGLAKTRTVLNTDITELFSSTKAIDDDLFDTLEEHLVTSDLGIDITLDMMERIKKKSRGLSTGDELRQVLKEELLTLFHEPVPPAPSVPKPYVIMMVGVNGTGKTTTLGKLAMKYKSEGKKVLIAAADTFRAAAIEQVEIWAERAGADIVRHKEGADPAAVAYDAVEAAMARGVDVVLIDTAGRLHTQKNLMEELKKIKRSVDKKDKGAPHDVMMVIDATTGQNALSQAEIFHQAVGLTQMSVSKLDGTAKGGIVAAVSSTMKLPIAYIGVGEAIEDLQSFDAQRFVDALFDD; the protein is encoded by the coding sequence GTGGTATTCAGCTTTTTTAAGAAAAAAAAGAAAACGTCTGAGACAGAAATCGTTTCAGAGGAAAACAGGTTTGAAGCAGAGTCAAGTTCACCGGAATCTTCTTTGCAATCAGGCATAGCGCCGGACTTAGAGTCAGATGAACCTGAGGAGGCGAAGGATTTTATTGAGGAAGAACCGGTCTTGACCGAAAAAACCGACATAGACCTGGAACCCGCTATAGATCAGACAGCAGTTAAGGAACCGGACATGAAACCTGTGCCTGTTCAGGAATTCGAACCGGCCCAGGAACCGGAAACGGAAACGGAAGAGGAGCCGGCCCAGACTGAAGAACCGGTTCTCCAAACCCAGGAACCAGTTCAAGAAAATTCTGAAATCAAAGAGGACACAGGACTGTTCTCAAAACTTAAATCCGGTCTGGCCAAAACCCGGACGGTTTTGAATACGGATATCACCGAACTGTTCTCCTCGACCAAAGCCATAGATGACGACCTGTTTGATACCCTTGAAGAGCATTTGGTCACCTCTGATCTCGGCATTGACATCACCTTGGACATGATGGAGCGAATCAAGAAAAAAAGCCGGGGACTTTCCACCGGGGATGAACTTCGCCAGGTACTCAAAGAGGAGTTGCTCACCCTTTTCCATGAGCCTGTGCCCCCTGCCCCATCCGTGCCAAAGCCCTATGTGATTATGATGGTGGGGGTGAACGGAACCGGCAAAACCACCACACTTGGCAAACTTGCCATGAAATATAAATCCGAGGGCAAAAAAGTATTGATTGCCGCGGCAGATACGTTCCGGGCCGCCGCCATTGAGCAGGTTGAAATTTGGGCCGAGCGTGCCGGGGCGGACATTGTCCGGCACAAAGAGGGGGCCGATCCGGCCGCAGTTGCCTACGATGCCGTTGAAGCAGCCATGGCCAGGGGCGTTGATGTGGTGCTCATTGACACGGCAGGCAGGCTGCACACCCAGAAAAATCTCATGGAAGAGTTAAAGAAGATCAAGCGTTCTGTGGATAAAAAAGATAAGGGGGCTCCCCACGATGTCATGATGGTCATTGACGCTACCACCGGTCAAAATGCTTTATCCCAGGCAGAAATTTTCCATCAAGCCGTGGGACTGACCCAGATGAGTGTTTCCAAACTGGACGGCACAGCAAAGGGGGGGATTGTAGCTGCGGTCTCATCCACCATGAAGCTGCCCATTGCCTACATCGGTGTGGGAGAGGCCATAGAAGATCTACAGTCGTTTGATGCACAACGATTCGTTGATGCATTGTTTGATGACTGA
- the icmF gene encoding fused isobutyryl-CoA mutase/GTPase IcmF codes for MNTKIKVYTPKHSIKIVTATSLFDGHDAAINIMRRILQDSGAEVVHIGHNRSAGEIVNAAIQEDAQGIAVSSYQGGHIEFFQYIVDLLKENDASHIKVFGGGGGVILPSEIRKLHDYGVARIYSPEDGSKMGLQGMINDMLKRMDQPPVNPDQLDFNRLNVNNPAMTARFITALQEQSESAGDQLALTLSKINTAAADINAPVIGLTGTGGAGKSSFADELITRFLHDFPDIHIAVISCDPSRRKTGGALLGDRIRMNAIENNRVYMRSLATRRSQTELPEVLPDAVNVVKAAGFDIIIVETAGIGQGDSRIVDLVDLSVYIMTADFGAPSQLEKIDMLDYADMVVLNKYEKKGSEDAIRDVRKQVQRNRKAFDQSPDNMPVFGTIASKFNDDGITAFYHGLLDLIETKKQIQYNSHLPKTGKKASSSKTIIIPGDRVRYLSEIADAIRGYHETTQIQAEAVRSREHLMYTLTVFENKEDLSSQDLLAELKKAVSDMSAEVDPETDRVIDEFNDMKTRYQQEEIVYQVRGKEFRAPLFTQSLSHSKIPRISTPQFDDPAEQYKWVRKENFAGFFPYTAGVFPLKRSDEDPTRMFAGEGGPEDTNKRFKLLSAEYPAKRLSTAFDSVTLYGFDPDIRPDIYGKIGTSGVSICTLDDVKALYDGFDLCAPNTSVSMTINGPAPMILAMFLNTAIDQQMEKFKKEHGRDPSKDEIEKIRQYALSNVRGTVQADILKEDQGQNTCIFSIEFALRMMGDIQQYFIDHQVRNFYSVSISGYHIAEAGANPITQLALTLANGFTYVEYYLSRGMDIDDFASSLSFFFSNGMDPEYTVIGRVARRIWALAMKYKYKANEKSQKLKYHIQTSGRSLHSQEIQFNDIRTTLQGLCAIYDNCNSLHTNAFDEAITTPSAESVRRALAIQLIVNREWGLAKNENPLQGSFIVDELTDLVEEAVLVEFDRITERGGVMGAMETGYQRGKIQEESIYYEYLKHSGKYPIIGVNTFTDPDADYEEMANHLELSRSTKAQKDSQLDRLKAFKERHKKEVKEAVGDLQQTALGSGNMFEQLMEAVRVCSLGTMTNALYEVGGKYRRNM; via the coding sequence ATGAATACAAAGATCAAGGTTTACACCCCAAAACATTCCATTAAGATTGTTACGGCCACGTCCCTGTTTGACGGCCATGACGCAGCCATCAATATCATGAGAAGAATTCTGCAGGACTCCGGTGCCGAGGTCGTGCACATCGGGCATAATCGATCTGCCGGTGAAATCGTGAACGCAGCCATCCAGGAGGATGCCCAGGGCATCGCGGTCTCCAGTTATCAGGGCGGACATATCGAATTTTTTCAATATATAGTAGATCTCTTAAAGGAGAACGATGCATCCCATATTAAAGTCTTTGGCGGCGGGGGTGGCGTAATTCTCCCCTCTGAGATAAGGAAATTGCACGATTATGGGGTGGCCCGGATCTATTCACCGGAAGACGGCAGCAAAATGGGGCTCCAGGGCATGATCAACGACATGCTCAAAAGAATGGACCAACCGCCGGTAAATCCGGACCAACTTGATTTCAACCGTTTGAATGTCAATAATCCTGCCATGACAGCCCGGTTTATCACGGCACTGCAGGAACAGTCCGAATCTGCCGGGGATCAACTGGCTCTGACATTATCAAAGATAAACACGGCTGCCGCCGACATCAACGCCCCGGTAATCGGCCTGACCGGCACCGGCGGTGCAGGCAAATCCTCTTTTGCCGACGAGCTAATTACCCGATTCCTTCATGATTTTCCGGATATTCACATTGCAGTGATCTCCTGCGACCCGTCACGAAGAAAAACAGGAGGGGCGCTGCTGGGAGACCGGATACGCATGAATGCCATTGAAAACAACCGGGTTTATATGCGGTCCCTTGCCACCCGTCGGTCACAGACTGAGTTGCCGGAGGTCCTTCCGGACGCCGTGAATGTCGTCAAGGCAGCGGGATTTGATATCATTATTGTGGAAACCGCCGGTATCGGCCAGGGTGATTCAAGAATCGTGGATCTGGTAGATCTGTCCGTTTATATCATGACTGCGGATTTTGGGGCGCCATCACAGTTGGAAAAGATCGACATGCTGGATTATGCGGATATGGTGGTGCTTAATAAGTACGAAAAAAAGGGCAGCGAAGATGCGATTCGCGATGTTAGAAAACAGGTCCAGCGAAATCGGAAAGCCTTTGACCAGTCGCCGGACAACATGCCGGTATTCGGTACGATTGCCTCTAAATTTAATGATGACGGGATTACCGCTTTTTATCACGGTCTGCTGGATTTGATAGAGACTAAAAAACAGATTCAGTATAACTCACATCTTCCGAAAACAGGCAAAAAGGCATCTTCTTCCAAAACCATCATCATTCCCGGGGACCGAGTACGGTACCTTTCTGAAATCGCAGATGCCATCCGGGGGTACCACGAAACGACCCAAATCCAGGCAGAGGCTGTTCGAAGCCGAGAACACCTGATGTATACCCTGACAGTATTTGAAAACAAGGAAGACCTTTCGTCCCAGGATCTGCTGGCAGAACTTAAAAAAGCTGTCAGTGATATGTCTGCCGAAGTTGATCCGGAAACCGACCGGGTCATTGACGAATTCAACGACATGAAAACCCGGTATCAACAAGAAGAGATAGTCTATCAGGTACGCGGCAAAGAATTCCGGGCCCCGCTGTTTACACAATCCCTGTCCCATTCAAAGATCCCCAGGATTTCAACCCCACAGTTTGATGATCCGGCAGAACAGTATAAATGGGTCAGAAAAGAGAATTTTGCAGGTTTTTTTCCGTATACCGCCGGCGTCTTTCCTTTAAAGCGGTCGGATGAGGATCCCACCCGGATGTTTGCCGGAGAAGGGGGCCCTGAAGATACCAACAAACGGTTCAAACTTTTGTCTGCTGAATACCCGGCCAAGCGTTTGTCCACGGCGTTTGATTCAGTCACGCTGTACGGTTTTGATCCCGATATCCGGCCGGATATCTACGGTAAAATCGGTACATCCGGGGTCAGCATCTGCACCCTGGATGATGTAAAGGCGTTGTATGACGGATTTGATCTTTGTGCTCCTAATACATCTGTCTCCATGACCATCAACGGGCCGGCCCCCATGATCCTGGCCATGTTTTTAAACACCGCCATAGATCAGCAGATGGAAAAGTTTAAAAAAGAGCATGGCAGGGACCCCTCAAAAGATGAAATTGAAAAAATCCGGCAGTATGCCCTGTCAAATGTACGGGGAACGGTCCAGGCAGATATTCTCAAAGAAGACCAGGGGCAGAACACCTGCATATTTTCCATTGAATTTGCCCTTAGAATGATGGGGGATATTCAGCAGTACTTTATCGACCATCAGGTCCGCAATTTTTATTCAGTGTCCATTTCAGGCTATCATATTGCCGAGGCCGGTGCTAATCCCATCACCCAGCTGGCATTGACGCTGGCCAATGGGTTCACCTATGTGGAGTATTATTTGTCAAGGGGGATGGATATTGACGATTTTGCGTCATCCCTCTCCTTTTTCTTTTCAAATGGAATGGACCCGGAATATACCGTCATTGGCCGGGTTGCCAGGCGGATATGGGCCCTGGCCATGAAGTATAAATACAAGGCAAACGAAAAATCCCAAAAGCTGAAGTATCATATCCAGACATCAGGCCGATCCCTGCACAGCCAGGAAATTCAATTCAATGATATTAGGACCACCCTCCAGGGGCTGTGTGCCATATACGATAATTGTAACAGCTTGCACACCAATGCCTTTGACGAGGCCATCACCACCCCTTCTGCCGAGTCGGTAAGAAGAGCCCTTGCCATTCAACTGATCGTCAACCGGGAATGGGGACTTGCCAAAAATGAAAATCCGCTGCAGGGCAGTTTTATCGTGGACGAACTGACAGATCTTGTTGAGGAGGCCGTCCTGGTGGAGTTTGACCGCATCACCGAGCGGGGCGGGGTGATGGGTGCCATGGAAACAGGATATCAGCGGGGAAAAATCCAGGAAGAATCCATATATTATGAATATCTTAAACATAGCGGGAAATATCCGATCATCGGGGTCAACACATTTACTGACCCGGATGCCGACTATGAAGAGATGGCCAACCACCTGGAATTGTCCAGGTCCACAAAAGCACAGAAAGATTCCCAGCTGGATCGCTTAAAAGCGTTCAAAGAGAGGCATAAAAAAGAGGTTAAAGAGGCTGTTGGAGATTTACAGCAAACGGCCTTGGGGTCGGGGAATATGTTTGAACAGCTCATGGAGGCCGTCCGTGTCTGCAGCCTAGGAACCATGACCAACGCCTTATATGAAGTCGGAGGGAAATACAGACGGAACATGTAA